The genomic region ACGTGGGCGTGGGATTTATTCACACACGTCACCTTTGATAAAGCTGCACGAGTAAACGGCGCCGGAATCCCAGTGTGTGGGTGTAGCATCAGTAGATGAAGACagaaatctgacatttgacctctgATTCATCTTCCCACGGCGGATGTGGACACCATGTAAGTGTGACCCACATTTAGTTTAAatcaggaataaaaaaaaataaaaaaaataaaaaagaaatccttGACCTTTGCCTAAATTAAATCTTTCAAGGTAATTTTGGGGTCGACCTCCACTGATGGACCACATttagtagaaatcagcaaaaaagCCTGagagggacacagacagacagacagacagacagacagacatgacctttGACGAATTTGATGCCATGCACAGTTTGAGATATGTGCCATGCTTGGAGGCatttttgatctttgaccttACCAAAACAAACCCTGTAAGGTCAGTTCCGGGCTCAACTGTCATTCACACATCAAGTCCGACAGAAATCATCCAAACGTCTGAGGAGCAGCAGGGGAACAAACAGACGCGTCTCAAAATTATTGTGCGGTTGTtttagggtaaaaaaaaaagaaaaagaaaaaaaaaaaaagaacactggtTGTAGAGCTCAACCCACAGCAGATTACCTCGACGAGGAAAACTGTTTGTGAAATGAGCCGCACAGACTCCCAGAAATCCTGATTCTCCACTTTGCGTTTCTTCGTCATTAAAATGTCCATTATTTTAAACTCACAAGAAATGATTTGTAGAAGGTCGGGAGCCGCTGAGCCGTGGGTTCCGTTTGTTCTTCGTTATACCTGcggtgagctgctgccatcaccAGCGTCCCACAGCCTGGATACCGCTGCTTCGCGCAGGACAGCGAGCGAGCTGTTCAATCACAGACTTATGAAAACCTTCCCATGATTCTCTGCCACAGTTCACCTCTCCATGACAACATGAAGTTCACTCATTAACTGTCTGTTTGCATTTTATTTGTGTCCGTCCTGTCTGCTCGGTGCAGCACTCCTCCGTCTGAGCCATCCCTTTTTTGTCTATGTGACAGTGGCAGAGTTCTGCCCCCGGATGGCGCACCAGGCCATGAACACATCCCTGTAGAAAACAGAGGAAAATAAAATTTAGCAGGACTCTGTTATTTCAGGAATCGTGTCGGCACCTAAAGAACTAAAAGGACCATTACCCAGACTTTATATTTACCATCTCAGGGATCCGACACCATCACCTCAGTTAAAGCTCCAGTCCCTTTGGATTTTTTATACCAATGAAGTCACGAAAaatattttctttaacaccactgGAATTTTGTTCCAGAGTGTTCACACACAGGATCCATAATCCTGAATTGCTTAACTCAGGTTCTTCTCCTCCAACGCAAATTACAATTGTATGAAAAATAATTCAGGATTTTGACCCAACTGGGTTCAAACACAGCGACAAGATGAGTGATACTGAATTATAAGTCACATTTAGTTTAACATATATTTCACCAGAATCTAAGAATAAAATTGTAACATTGTGGAAAGACTAAGTCACACACACCAGCCAAACGAACACAGACTAAATATCGATAATGAAGACGGCAGATGATCAGAGGTCCAGGTGGAAAGAAATCAGGATAAAGTATGGACGCATCTCAATTTACTGGACATCTGTTGGACAGGTAAGCTGACACTCACACACGTGTCTGCTGTGTCAGTGATCAATACCAGAACCTGACCGATGTATCGGTTAGTTGATAATATCAAGCCAATGTGTCAGTATCTGTATTATTTTTGGCGAattaaaaacttttattttacagaataaacactgcaggaaaaaaaaacactttggctgttggaaattgtGTCTTTTTGTTGTGTGTCCAGTAGAGGGTGCTTTGATGTCATTGTTGACAGTGCTGTCAAGCATAGCTGGGACCCCCTTTCCTGCTTggacacattagctacaagagacagaggaaaaGCAGCGTGCAAAGAAGGAGTTGTTTGTCACCTGCAGTGCGTGGCGACACACTCGTTGCTACAGTACTCCTTGTCCCAGTCTTGGCTCTCCACCGCGGGATTGGTGCAGCCGGCCCGCACACAGATGTTCTCCATGGCAGCGGGCGTCACACTCGGCCTGGGGATGACGTTCACCTCCACCTGCATCTGAGAGATGCAGAGAGACATTTAAGCGATCACCCCGAGGTGCTGATGTTTAATATAAACTTTATGATGTAGAGCGTTTCGCTGAGCTCACCCCTTCTTCCATGTCTGTTACTTCCCCTCCCGCCACCGCGTGTCCCATGTCCACAGCCATCGATGTCGCCGTCAACATGGGCGTTTCATCTGTCGATGACACTATAATGGGCGCGCCTGAATCTGACTGCCGCGACAGCGGCACTACTTGATCTGAGTGGAGGCGGGGCTGTAGCAGCGGCTGCACCGCCACCTCGTGGTTTCGCCTGCAGTGGAGGCGGGGCCTGTGCGTGGACCATCTGCTGTAGTCTGGGCGGAGGCGGGGTGCTCTGCATCTGCTGCAACGGTGGCGGCTGTCGGGAGGAGGAAGTGACCGCCACTGTAACCATTACGCCACCAGATGGCAgctgtgtctgtttgttggtgATCTTGGTGGTAGTGTGGGGGGGTTCTGGGCGGCGTGCGACACTTGGGGCTTGATGGCGCCTGTGCGAGAGCGCGTGGTGACCTGTGGGTCAGGTCCAGGATGATGTTGGAGGTGCAGATGTGGTGATCGTGTTCTCCTCGGGGTTGTAATGTGGGACCTGGTGGTCGAGGAGCCAGTGTGGCCACAGTAGGGGGCGGAGCTGGTGGCGGAGGTGACGGGGACGTGTCCATGACTTCAATCGGAGCCTGATGaggacagaaaaaaataaaaaaaaatatgcaagtaAAATATTATTAAAGCACAACATCGTGTCATATATCGTGATTGAATAAAGATTAGAGTTCACCATTTGTAGAGTCAAACTAATATatcatttaaaatgtaaaatcagaaaccaggaaattaaaaaaatattcaagGACTGTTTTACTTTTGATAAACTGTGTCATTGTTTTAGTTCTAACATATTTAATGGCATGTCAGACGTTAAGTATTCAGTCGTTACATGTTTGGCTCATTAGTCAGCAGtacttaaagattttttttttttttttttaaatgtgactgACCTGAGAGGCGCGGTTCTCTCTGTACTCCGCCAGCGCTTTCAGGTAATCTCTCTTTGCCACTTCGTTTTTCCTCTTGTACACCTGAGAAAAAGTGAAGCTCCTTTAACGAGCAGCTGATTCATGAGAACACAGAGCTTTAACCTGCATTCATTTTCTTGTACCTGCTTCTGCTCCTCCCCCAGACTGTCCCACATGGACGCCACGATCTTAGAAACCTCCCCAAAGGTGGCGTTGGGATTCTGGCCCTTAATGGCAGCCTGAGTGTCCCTGAAGAACAAGGCGTAGGCCGACACGGGCTTCTGAGGCTCGTTAGGATCTTTCTTCCCTTTCACCTTCCCCCTCTTCCCGCCTCCCGCTCCTCCTTTCCGCCCGGCAGCTGGAGAGATGCTGGAGGCGGGAGCGGAGAGCAGGGACTCGGACAAAGACGGATCGAGGGAGATGACTCCGGCTGAGACGGCCAGAGACACCGGCGACTCCACGAGGACACTCTGACAGGAGACAAACACATCAGAGAGTTAAAATAAAGAACTGGTCCGACAAGTGTTAGCATGCGCAGATTGGCATTGTTATGTCAGACAGAAATATATTTGTTAATTAAGGCAATCAGGAAGTAATTCTGTAGCCCCGCCCACTCCCAGAATGGGAGTGCAGAATGCTGACTGCTGAGAAATGTGAGCAGTTTCTTCATCCACTAAAACTTTAAGATGAAAgcattttgaattttattttttaaagatacgcctggtgcagtggtgggcacagataaccaaaaaatttacttcgataacagataatcagataactgaaaagttatctttgataaagataaaacaataacccGCCcagaaatgtatcggaagttacagataaccgataacagataaatttcaatattacctctgacacatctacaactaatagttgaacaaatttaatagcttataataatattaaaaacaacaacagaccccaacaatgagaccacacttttctttcaacatttggcccctgctggaagctcttgtttactacagagctcccagcacagagacactccggtcaggcgcaggtcttgaaaaataaagtcatgctgacttatggttttgattataaataacattaataccgatagaataactccattaatgtcaattatgtcatttgtacaaagttaaaatataacatatcttttaatgttgaataatgcactaattctgaggttctgtttctcatttgtctgcagaggattgagatgctttttatacaagcggctctcttctgtttgcaaaggttatagctgtgcgtctgttacagaactttaacaggtgagtgctaaactaattttaaaaatgcttgtcgctgtacagctttattttgtttatcggtttaaaagttatcggacaatgattaatcggaagataattggtccaataatggtttttaaagttatctaaaaagataatccgataaagaaaacattatcttcgataattatctgttatcggattatcagaagtgtgccacCACTGGCCTGGTGTCAGATTTCTTTCAGCCatcaccagtgttgccagatttgcAGAGCAAAAAAGGCAACAGTGGCTGTTACAACAAAACCAATGCTGACCTCCAACATTTACACAACAAAGCAAAATCCAGAATGGCTTGAAGTAAGCAGACCTGGCAACACACATACAGGTCTGCTTACACACAAACTCTTCACGCGGTGAGAACACAATCGAACTTCGCTTCACTTGAAGAAGAGCTAAGCTAACGCTGTCACACTATTATTCCTCCAGCTATTGTCATGGCAACAAATCATCATAAAAAGAGTCCAGGCAAAGACATCACTGCCACTTTAAGAGACTCACCCTCCTGAAGTCGTCCATGTCATCGTCCTGGAGCGAGCTGGTGGGTGACGTTGTGGGTGACAGAGGATGATCAGGTGACTGAGGGCGCTGCAGTAAGTTCCCGCCCACTAGGCCCAGCCCTAACTGTGCGTTGAGCTCTGACTGGTCAATAGTGGTCAGCTGGTTAGTCCCGAGTAAAGCTTGGCTCATGTCAGTCAGCGGGACGTCAATGGTCACTGGGGACGAGCTGCTGAACTGGGAACCAATGGGATGGCCAAGATCCTGCCAAAGATAAACAACAGCGGTAATAACAAGGATGTGGTACTTCTCAAATTCAATGTACAGTCCTCCTCACCATCCCCAGCGACGACCCCAGCAAAACGCCCCCTGCTGACTGTGTGATGACTCCCAACTCAGGTGCTCCAGCCCCTGAGAGGAGGGGGTGACGAAGTGGGAGGCAAAGGACGGGTCGTGCCCTTGACCACGGCGTTACCGGGCACCCACCACGCGTCCTGAGGACGGCGTCCGACAGCTCCCCGAAGTGAGACACCACATCGGACACGGTGAGCGCCGAGTCCGGGTCCAGCGGATGGGCGGAATCTCAAACTCCTCATCGCCGAGGCTCGGGGGTGAATGTCTGGAAGACCAAAGAGACGGAAGCAGCACAACAGGTGATCATTTTCGAAATAAAAGTCGGTTGATTATTTCACAGAAAATCTTGGAATTTTTCTTGACAAATGGTTATTTTTACCAATCAACGGACTACTCATGTCAGGTGAAGAGGAGAGGAAAAGTTATACCTCTGAAGACGAGAGAAAAGGATGACTGGATCCAGAAATGGTCAGGTAGTTATCGTTGCTTCCCGGGAACTGAAAGATCCGGAGAGAAAAACTCAGTTACTGTTCCACCCACCGATGAATgtcttctttttgttgtttttttttttttaaaccagatgcagatctgaaagttttttttttcaactttacaAAGCAAACCACACGTTTCAAAAACGTGAAGCTCCGCAAGGATTCAGTCTGAGCAGCGAGTGGCCACAATAATGTTTCACTTACTTTGTCAAACATTTCAACAGTGACACTTTATGAAGTGACACTTtacgcaaagaaaagaaaaaagtcactTGACAATCCAgccgcagtgttgtataaagtaccggaaaatcacacttaagtaaaagtacagatacccattaaaaaaatgactttggtagacgttcaagtcactgattgaaatgctactcaagtaaaagtcttaaagtatctagtatttattgtacttaagtgtgacaagtaatgtacaactaaatgtactcaagtactgaaagtaaagtacaagtaaatgttaataatcaaaaacggacggatttttttatattacaaagtttatctagtcttgtaaatgactggtagtattagtcaaagtactgaaaattgtgcacatcacacaaaacacttcagaaacaaggtttcaaaacctaaacgagagtaggctactcactaggtgttcacaggaaacagtcatttatagttattttcactgttacatggttttatcttttctgttttgttttcatcaggttctttttgtctctttctctaaaaactgtattgtaacattattagtctattattattgactattattgtctattatgtagactattattgttgttgctattattaatatatgaataaaaataaattaaaaaaattacagtttgaCTCTTACCACAACGAACGCTAAgctattaattatacagaaaacaaatcaacaccaacgtcctgatgcaaacagcttaatgctaactttaacattgaaaacgccatagacatgataacgtgttagcatcggtcccgtttttaagttataaaatacatctatcaactgtttcagaagatcataacacatcggtttaacataaaaatattactcacagacatatgctcttcagggttttagcgaggaaaaattaggataaagcgacaatgaatccacgaatcatagatcgaagcactgctttgatctgcgaatccctgcttcgattggttcaaggttcaaagcaaagctgcgctgcagaaaagttgattacagacccgctgctgttctgtaatcaatgtagagaaattagcattttcctgacaaacaagtgcgcaagtgcgcaactgcaaaaaagcctaccggacatacctcatgacaaatcggccctgacttcgttgcagtcactagtaatcagtggtatctctgggtgaaaacacgacttttttcgtgtgtgtgttttttttttttttttggtaacgagtaacggcatggcgcatagaaaatgtattggagtaaaaGTATGCCattaaggttggaaatgtagtgaagtaaaagtgaaagtaagctgaatttaaaaaactcaagtaaagtacaaagtctcccaaaacgtacttaagtacagtagtgaagtatttttacttcgttactatacaacactgtccAGCTGACTGATACAGATTTTTAGGGTCCAATTCGCTGTTTCAACGCTGTGAATCTTGTGCCGTCTCACGGTTTGTGACTCACGCAAGAGGTCTGTTTCAGCAGTGTTCCAGTTCCAGGCACAAGGTCAGCAAACCTCgagaagtatggacaataagacaacatcgtggcacagcagaagtccgtcACAGGTGCAACACCTCCTCTGGATAACCCTTCAACTTGGGAag from Thalassophryne amazonica chromosome 23, fThaAma1.1, whole genome shotgun sequence harbors:
- the tox4b gene encoding LOW QUALITY PROTEIN: TOX high mobility group box family member 4b (The sequence of the model RefSeq protein was modified relative to this genomic sequence to represent the inferred CDS: inserted 7 bases in 6 codons; deleted 2 bases in 1 codon; substituted 1 base at 1 genomic stop codon), yielding MDLNFYSDLTDGSGHHDGDAEFLDPQSFNGFDTDNKFPGSNDNYLTISGSSHPFLSSSEVXLFLSSSPDMSSPLIGKNNHLHSPPSLGDEEFEIPPIXLDPDSALTVSDVVSHFGELSDAXPQDAWWVPGNAVVKGXDPSFASHFVTPSSQGLEHLXLGVITQSAGGVLLGSSLGMDLGHPIGSQFSSSSPVTIDVPLTDMSQALLGTNQLTTIDQSELNAQLGLGLVGGNLLQRPQSPDHPLSPTTSPTSSLQDDDMDDFRRSVLVESPVSLAVSAGVISLDPSLSESLLSAPASSISPAAGRKGGAGGGKRGKVKGKKDPNEPQKPVSAYALFFRDTQAAIKGQNPNATFGEVSKIVASMWDSLGEEQKQVYKRKNEVAKRDYLKALAEYRENRASQAPIEVMDTSPSPPPPAPPPTVATLAPRPPGPTLQPRGEHDHHICTSNIILDLPQVTTRSRTGAIKPQVSHAAQNPPTLPXKITNKQTQLPSGGVMVTVAVTSSSRQPPPLQQMQSTPPPPRLQQMVHAQAPPPLQAKPRGGGAAAATAPPPLRXQVVPLSRQSDSGAPIIVSSTDETPMLTATSMAVDMGHAVAGGEVTDMEEGMQVEVNVIPRPSVTPAAMENICVRAGCTNPAVESQDWDKEYCSNECVATHCRDVFMAWCAIRGQNSATVT